A genomic stretch from Streptococcus oralis includes:
- a CDS encoding thymidylate synthase produces MTKADTIFKENIERILKNGVFSEQARPKYKDGTVANSKYVTGAFAEYDLSKGEFPITTLRPIAIKSAIKEVLWIYQDQSNSLEVLNNKYNVHYWNDWEVGETGTIGERYGAVVKKHDIINKILKQLEANPWNRRNIISLWDYQAFEETDGLLPCAFQTMFDVRRVDGEIYLDATLTQRSNDMLVAHHINAMQYVALQMMIAKHFGWKVGKFFYFINNLHIYDNQFEQAQELLRREPSNCQPRLVLNVPDGTNFFDIKAEDFELVDYDPVKPQLKFDLAI; encoded by the coding sequence ATGACAAAAGCAGATACGATTTTTAAAGAAAATATTGAACGAATCCTCAAAAACGGTGTCTTTTCTGAGCAGGCTCGTCCCAAGTACAAGGATGGGACTGTTGCCAACTCCAAGTACGTAACGGGTGCCTTTGCGGAGTATGATTTGTCTAAAGGGGAATTCCCCATCACGACCTTGCGTCCCATTGCGATCAAATCTGCCATCAAGGAAGTGCTCTGGATTTACCAAGACCAGTCTAATAGCCTAGAAGTGCTTAATAACAAGTACAATGTTCACTACTGGAATGACTGGGAAGTGGGAGAAACGGGGACCATCGGTGAGCGCTATGGGGCAGTTGTTAAGAAACACGATATCATCAACAAGATTCTCAAGCAGTTAGAAGCCAACCCTTGGAACCGCCGCAATATCATCTCGCTCTGGGATTACCAAGCTTTTGAGGAGACAGATGGTCTTCTTCCATGCGCCTTTCAGACCATGTTTGATGTCCGTCGGGTTGATGGGGAAATCTATCTGGATGCGACTTTGACCCAGCGTTCGAATGACATGCTGGTGGCTCACCACATTAACGCTATGCAGTACGTAGCTCTTCAAATGATGATTGCTAAACACTTTGGCTGGAAGGTTGGGAAGTTTTTCTATTTTATCAACAACCTTCATATCTACGATAATCAATTTGAACAAGCTCAGGAATTGCTTCGTCGTGAGCCGTCAAACTGCCAACCACGCTTGGTTTTAAATGTTCCTGATGGGACCAATTTCTTTGATATCAAAGCGGAGGACTTTGAGTTAGTTGACTATGATCCGGTTAAGCCACAACTGAAGTTTGATTTGGCTATTTAA
- the pabB gene encoding aminodeoxychorismate synthase component I yields the protein MHRKTVIDFRALGERYTFTQPIKELKTRDLAEVADLLAQVESYQEQGYYVVGYVSYEAAPAFEEKLAVHKAPLLAEYLLYFTVHDRVETSPIPLTYEEVDLPSKWQEVTSAEDYEKAIAQIHHHLRQGDTYQVNYTVQLKQDLSANPFAIYNRMVVEQEAGYNAYVEHDEMAVISMSPELFFEQNDRELTTRPMKGTTQRGGTDDEDLKEAAWLEQDPKNRSENMMIVDLLRNDMNRISEVGSEHVERLCQVEQYSTVWQMTSTIKSQLREDVDLVAVFRSLFPCGSITGAPKIATMEIIKDLESHPRGVYCGTIGLLLPNGRRIFNVAIRTIQLHQGKAIYGVGGGITWDSTWESEYREVHQKAAVLYRKQARFQLITTGRISQKSLLFEEQHLERMTKASRYFAYPFDPKKLRQKIEEECQACDVNQDYRLRITLNKSGELELSRQILTPLSPSFCKAKLCLQEADLNQAFTYFKTTHRPHLSLGEQEKIYHNKSGELLETSIGNLVLKIAGKLYTPPINLGILPGIYRQYLLETGQVEEKVLTLTDLNHAEAIYGCNAVRGLYELEVI from the coding sequence ATGCATAGAAAAACAGTGATTGATTTTAGGGCTTTGGGGGAGAGATACACCTTTACCCAGCCGATCAAAGAGTTAAAAACGAGAGATTTAGCAGAAGTAGCAGACTTGCTAGCACAAGTGGAAAGCTACCAAGAGCAAGGCTATTATGTGGTGGGCTACGTCAGTTACGAGGCTGCACCTGCATTTGAGGAGAAATTAGCAGTTCATAAAGCTCCTTTACTGGCAGAGTATCTGCTATATTTTACTGTTCATGATAGGGTAGAAACATCCCCTATTCCTCTGACTTATGAGGAAGTAGATCTGCCTTCAAAGTGGCAGGAAGTAACGTCAGCAGAGGACTATGAAAAGGCGATTGCCCAGATTCACCATCATTTGCGGCAGGGTGATACCTATCAGGTCAACTACACTGTCCAACTCAAGCAGGACTTAAGTGCCAATCCTTTTGCCATCTACAATCGCATGGTGGTAGAACAGGAGGCGGGCTACAATGCCTATGTTGAACACGATGAGATGGCAGTGATTTCCATGAGTCCAGAGCTCTTTTTTGAGCAAAATGACCGAGAATTAACGACTCGCCCAATGAAGGGAACAACCCAGCGTGGGGGGACTGACGATGAAGATTTGAAAGAGGCAGCTTGGTTGGAGCAAGATCCTAAAAATCGCTCTGAAAATATGATGATTGTGGATCTCTTGCGCAATGACATGAACCGTATTTCTGAAGTGGGCAGTGAACATGTAGAACGTCTGTGTCAAGTGGAGCAGTATTCGACTGTTTGGCAGATGACCTCAACCATCAAGAGTCAGTTGCGAGAGGATGTGGACTTGGTTGCCGTTTTTCGGTCTCTCTTTCCTTGTGGTTCCATAACGGGTGCACCCAAAATTGCGACCATGGAAATCATCAAGGACTTGGAGTCACACCCGCGTGGAGTCTACTGCGGAACGATTGGTCTCTTGCTTCCAAATGGGCGACGAATTTTTAATGTCGCCATTCGGACTATCCAACTGCATCAAGGGAAAGCTATCTATGGGGTTGGCGGAGGGATTACTTGGGATAGCACCTGGGAATCTGAATACCGTGAGGTTCATCAAAAAGCGGCTGTACTCTATCGTAAACAAGCTCGTTTCCAATTGATTACAACTGGGAGAATCAGCCAGAAGAGCTTGTTGTTTGAAGAACAACATTTAGAAAGAATGACAAAGGCGAGTCGATATTTTGCCTATCCTTTTGATCCAAAAAAACTGAGACAAAAGATAGAGGAAGAGTGTCAAGCTTGTGATGTTAATCAAGACTACCGCTTGCGAATTACCCTCAACAAGTCTGGAGAGCTAGAACTCAGTCGCCAAATCTTAACACCCCTCAGTCCAAGTTTCTGCAAAGCCAAACTTTGTCTGCAAGAAGCAGATTTGAATCAAGCGTTTACCTACTTTAAAACAACTCATAGACCACACTTAAGTCTAGGGGAACAAGAGAAGATTTACCACAATAAGTCAGGAGAATTGCTGGAAACCTCTATTGGAAATCTGGTTCTGAAAATCGCTGGGAAGCTCTACACACCGCCTATCAATCTTGGCATCTTGCCAGGAATCTATCGTCAGTATTTGCTGGAAACAGGGCAGGTAGAGGAAAAAGTTCTGACTTTGACAGACTTGAACCACGCGGAGGCTATCTATGGTTGTAATGCGGTCAGAGGCTTGTATGAGTTGGAAGTGATATAA
- the miaA gene encoding tRNA (adenosine(37)-N6)-dimethylallyltransferase MiaA, which translates to MKTKIIVIVGPTAVGKTALAIEVAKRFGGEVVSGDSQQVYRRLDIGTAKASPEEQAAVPHHLIDVREVTESYSAFDFVSEAKKAIEDIQSRGKLAIIAGGTGLYVQSLLEGYHLGGETPHEEILAYRASLESYSDKELAHLVEQAGLEIPQFNRRRAMRALEIAHFGQDLENQETLYEPLIICLDDERSQLYERINNRVDLMFEAGLLDEAKWLFDHYPDAQAAKGIGYKELFPYFRGEQTLEEASESLKQATRRFAKRQLTWFRNRMQVTFYQIGESGVKERILSQIEEFLND; encoded by the coding sequence ATGAAAACAAAAATAATTGTGATTGTTGGACCGACTGCTGTTGGGAAAACAGCCCTTGCTATTGAAGTAGCTAAGCGCTTTGGTGGAGAGGTGGTCAGCGGTGACAGTCAGCAAGTATACAGAAGGCTAGATATTGGGACGGCCAAGGCTAGCCCAGAGGAGCAAGCAGCTGTTCCTCATCATTTGATTGATGTCAGAGAGGTGACCGAGTCTTACTCGGCTTTTGATTTTGTTTCAGAAGCTAAGAAGGCTATTGAGGATATTCAAAGTCGTGGCAAGCTAGCCATTATTGCTGGTGGAACCGGGCTTTATGTCCAGAGCTTGCTGGAAGGATACCATCTAGGGGGGGAAACACCTCATGAGGAAATATTAGCCTATCGAGCTAGTTTAGAGTCATATTCAGATAAGGAATTAGCCCATCTTGTGGAGCAAGCAGGTCTTGAAATTCCCCAGTTTAACCGTCGTCGTGCCATGCGTGCCTTGGAGATTGCCCATTTTGGTCAGGATTTGGAAAATCAAGAGACTTTGTATGAACCTCTGATTATCTGCTTAGATGATGAGCGTAGTCAGCTTTATGAACGTATCAACAACCGAGTGGATCTAATGTTTGAGGCTGGGCTTTTGGATGAGGCCAAGTGGCTTTTTGACCATTACCCTGATGCGCAGGCAGCCAAAGGAATTGGCTACAAGGAACTATTTCCATATTTCCGTGGGGAGCAGACTTTAGAGGAAGCTAGTGAGAGTCTCAAACAGGCTACCCGTCGTTTTGCCAAGCGTCAGTTGACCTGGTTCCGTAATCGCATGCAGGTGACCTTTTATCAGATAGGAGAGTCTGGCGTGAAGGAGCGTATTCTAAGCCAGATTGAGGAGTTTTTAAATGATTGA
- a CDS encoding HD domain-containing protein, with translation MDTSKQPMLELALPIATEAHRGQFDKAGIDYIEHPIYVASQVDTEEEKAVALLHDVIEDSPFTAEELLLAGLPETVVTAVQILSKKKGQEYQTYLENVKSNSLARVVKLADLKHNSDLSRLSSVTDKDLERLEKYKNAIDYLSI, from the coding sequence ATGGATACATCAAAACAACCCATGCTTGAACTAGCATTGCCTATCGCTACGGAAGCTCATAGGGGGCAATTTGATAAGGCAGGGATAGATTATATAGAACATCCAATCTATGTAGCAAGCCAAGTTGATACTGAAGAAGAAAAAGCAGTTGCTTTACTACATGATGTCATTGAGGACAGTCCTTTTACAGCTGAAGAACTATTACTAGCTGGTTTACCAGAAACAGTAGTTACAGCCGTTCAAATTTTGTCAAAGAAAAAGGGGCAAGAGTATCAAACATATCTGGAAAATGTGAAATCTAATTCTCTAGCACGCGTTGTCAAATTAGCAGATTTAAAACATAATTCAGATTTATCTAGACTGAGTTCTGTCACTGACAAGGATTTGGAACGATTAGAAAAATACAAGAATGCGATTGATTATCTGAGTATATAG
- a CDS encoding ROK family glucokinase, with product MSQKIIGIDLGGTSIKFAILTQEGEIQEKWSIKTNILDEGSHIVDDMIASIQHRLDLLGLSAKDFRGIGMGSPGVVDREKGTVIGAYNLNWKTLQPVKEKIEKALGIPFFIDNDANVAALGERWMGAGDNQPDVVFMTLGTGVGGGIVAEGKLLHGVAGAAGELGHITVDFDQPIACTCGKKGCLETVASATGIVNLTRRYADEYEGDAALKRLIDDGEEVTAKTVFDLAKEGDDLALIVYRNFSRYLGIACANIGSILNPSTIVIGGGVSAAGEFLLQGVQKVYDENTFPQVRTSTKLALATLGNDAGVIGAASLVLQ from the coding sequence ATGAGTCAAAAGATTATTGGGATTGACCTTGGTGGAACATCTATCAAATTTGCAATTTTAACTCAAGAGGGAGAAATCCAAGAAAAATGGTCTATCAAGACCAATATTTTGGACGAGGGAAGCCATATCGTAGATGATATGATTGCGTCTATTCAGCATCGTTTGGACTTGCTTGGATTGTCAGCTAAGGATTTCCGAGGAATTGGTATGGGATCACCTGGTGTGGTTGACCGTGAAAAAGGGACTGTTATCGGTGCATACAATCTCAACTGGAAAACCCTTCAACCAGTTAAAGAAAAGATTGAAAAAGCCTTGGGTATTCCATTCTTTATCGATAATGATGCCAACGTAGCTGCGCTTGGTGAGCGTTGGATGGGTGCTGGTGACAACCAACCAGACGTTGTCTTTATGACACTTGGTACTGGTGTTGGTGGCGGTATCGTGGCAGAAGGCAAATTGCTTCACGGTGTTGCTGGTGCTGCTGGTGAGCTTGGTCACATCACTGTTGACTTTGACCAACCAATCGCATGTACCTGTGGCAAAAAAGGCTGTCTTGAGACAGTTGCTTCAGCAACAGGGATTGTCAACTTGACTCGTCGTTATGCAGATGAATACGAAGGCGATGCTGCCTTGAAACGCTTGATTGACGATGGTGAAGAAGTAACAGCTAAAACTGTCTTTGACCTTGCAAAAGAAGGGGACGACCTTGCCTTGATCGTTTACCGAAACTTCTCACGTTACTTGGGAATCGCTTGTGCTAATATCGGCTCAATCCTCAACCCATCAACGATTGTTATCGGTGGTGGAGTTTCAGCTGCGGGAGAATTCCTTCTACAAGGTGTTCAAAAGGTCTATGATGAAAATACCTTCCCACAAGTACGCACATCCACTAAATTGGCTCTTGCAACTCTAGGAAATGACGCTGGAGTAATCGGAGCAGCATCGCTTGTATTGCAATAA
- the rnz gene encoding ribonuclease Z gives MDIQFLGTGAGQPSKARNVSSLALKLLDEINEVWLFDCGEGTQNRILETTIRPRKVSKIFITHLHGDHIFGLPGFLSSRAFQANEEQTDLEIYGPQGIKSFVLTSLRVSGSRLPYRIHFHEFDQNSLGKILETDKFTVYAEELDHTIFCVGYRVMQKDLEGTLDAEKLKAAGVPFGPLFGKIKNGQDVVLDDGTEIKAADYISAPRPGKVVTILGDTRKTNASVRLGVNADVLVHESTYGKGDEKIARNHGHSTNMQAAQVAAEAGAKRLLLNHISARFLSKDISQLKKDAATVFENVHVVKDLEEVEI, from the coding sequence ATGGATATTCAATTTTTAGGAACGGGGGCTGGTCAGCCCTCCAAAGCCCGCAACGTTTCAAGCCTCGCCCTGAAACTCTTGGACGAGATTAACGAAGTCTGGCTCTTTGACTGTGGCGAAGGAACGCAAAATCGCATTCTGGAAACCACGATTCGACCACGTAAGGTCAGCAAAATCTTTATCACCCACCTGCATGGAGACCACATTTTTGGTTTACCAGGTTTTCTCTCCAGCCGTGCTTTTCAGGCTAATGAAGAGCAAACAGATTTGGAAATTTATGGCCCCCAAGGGATCAAGTCATTTGTCTTAACCAGTCTTCGTGTGTCAGGTTCTCGTCTGCCTTACCGCATTCATTTTCATGAGTTTGACCAAAATTCTCTAGGGAAAATCCTTGAAACCGATAAATTCACTGTGTATGCAGAGGAGTTGGACCACACTATTTTCTGCGTTGGCTATCGTGTCATGCAAAAGGACTTGGAAGGAACGCTGGATGCTGAAAAACTTAAGGCTGCTGGTGTCCCATTTGGCCCGCTTTTTGGAAAAATCAAAAACGGTCAGGATGTTGTTCTGGATGATGGAACTGAAATCAAGGCGGCAGACTATATCTCAGCACCGAGACCTGGCAAGGTAGTTACTATTCTTGGTGACACGCGAAAAACCAATGCCAGCGTGCGTCTAGGCGTCAATGCTGATGTCCTGGTCCATGAGTCCACTTATGGAAAGGGTGATGAGAAAATTGCCCGCAATCACGGTCACTCAACCAATATGCAGGCTGCGCAAGTAGCAGCAGAAGCAGGAGCCAAGCGCCTCTTGCTCAATCATATCAGCGCCCGCTTCCTCTCAAAAGATATCAGCCAGCTCAAGAAGGATGCGGCAACTGTTTTTGAAAATGTCCATGTGGTCAAAGACTTGGAAGAAGTGGAAATCTAA
- a CDS encoding cystathionine beta-lyase, whose protein sequence is MTDIKTLALKYGGYTSLDKVYLDQFLAGKTEQEQLALITPPPSVVNAYFAELYQKKSPEAATDYFLEVSHELNLYNAEPSFTFENKPFIRLNLSGKSFGFCYESKDLGRIFSENEEVISDDLLFEIAQIFPHQLVFEESGKIYLKAVGDEEVVSVESLTALTDLESLADGRKRLKGYSQEDLLQEAVAFSGKRYFRSENRTAMLYID, encoded by the coding sequence ATGACTGATATTAAAACGTTGGCTCTAAAATATGGGGGTTATACAAGTCTGGATAAGGTCTATCTGGATCAGTTTCTAGCTGGTAAAACAGAGCAGGAGCAACTAGCTCTCATCACACCTCCACCGAGTGTAGTCAATGCCTACTTTGCTGAACTCTACCAGAAAAAGAGTCCTGAAGCTGCGACGGATTATTTTTTAGAAGTCAGTCATGAACTGAATCTCTACAATGCTGAGCCAAGTTTCACCTTTGAAAATAAGCCTTTTATTCGTCTTAACCTGTCGGGTAAATCTTTTGGATTTTGCTATGAGAGTAAGGACCTAGGTCGAATTTTCTCTGAAAATGAAGAGGTGATTTCGGATGACTTGCTCTTTGAAATTGCGCAAATTTTCCCCCATCAACTAGTCTTTGAAGAGTCTGGCAAGATTTACCTGAAAGCTGTCGGGGATGAGGAAGTTGTTAGTGTGGAAAGTCTCACAGCTTTGACAGATTTGGAAAGTTTAGCAGATGGCCGCAAGCGTCTCAAAGGTTATAGTCAAGAGGATTTACTGCAAGAAGCTGTTGCTTTTTCTGGAAAGCGCTATTTCCGATCGGAAAACCGCACAGCTATGTTATATATTGATTAA
- a CDS encoding DUF3042 family protein, which translates to MAKGFAKGLVTGVAGTVAAVAGAVYAIKKKVIEPEEQKAAFIEENRKKAARRRVSH; encoded by the coding sequence ATGGCTAAAGGATTCGCTAAAGGTCTTGTAACAGGTGTCGCAGGAACTGTCGCTGCCGTTGCAGGTGCAGTATACGCAATTAAAAAGAAAGTGATTGAGCCAGAAGAGCAAAAAGCAGCTTTCATCGAAGAAAACCGTAAAAAAGCAGCTCGCCGTCGCGTATCACATTAA
- a CDS encoding Ltp family lipoprotein yields the protein MKKSKKILVTSLATATLGLISFADTTEAFPFSAQHVSAQEKDVSKNGKIVKENTTSAPNQAEKSKTPAPKPEPKPAPKPEPKPAPKPAPKPEPKPAPKPAPKPASKPAPKPAPKPAPKPTPKPAPKPVPKPAPKPAPKPAPKPAPKPAPKPAPKPAPKPEPKPAPKPAPKPASKPAPKPAPKPAPKPTPKPAPKPVPKPAPKPALKPAPKPAPKPAPKPALKPAPKPTEKAKETTPKQDKSQSKVQSGWVGNYYLKSDGKRAKNEWVDGGRYYVDSDGKKVKSDWIYDKNYGSYYYLTAEGSSARNKWVGNYYLKSDGKMAKNEWVDGGRYYVESDGKMARDKWVDGGRHYVDYDGVRQPKLDGKQYNAALNKAKSYNSVLHMSKKDLYNQLTWNGFSSSVAQYAIDHLNADYKANALITAREYRKNNHLSKTEIYEWLTSSYVGKFTKEEANYAIQKLNLPSEGSQARNKWVGNYYFKSDGKMAKNEWVDGGRYYVESDGKMARGKWVDGGRYYVESDGKMARDKWVDGGRHYVGYDGVRQPKLDGKQYNAALNKAKSYNSVLHMSKKDLYNQLTWNGFSSSAAQYAIDHLNADYKANALITAREYRKNNHLSKTEIYEWLTSSYVGKFTKEEANYAIQHLDD from the coding sequence ATGAAAAAATCAAAAAAAATTTTAGTAACCAGCTTAGCAACTGCAACACTGGGACTTATTTCATTTGCAGATACAACTGAAGCCTTTCCTTTTTCGGCTCAGCATGTTTCTGCTCAAGAAAAGGATGTATCTAAAAACGGTAAGATTGTAAAAGAGAATACAACTTCGGCGCCAAATCAAGCTGAGAAATCGAAAACACCAGCGCCGAAACCAGAACCAAAACCAGCGCCGAAACCAGAACCAAAACCAGCGCCGAAACCAGCGCCGAAACCAGAACCAAAACCCGCGCCGAAACCCGCGCCAAAACCCGCGTCGAAGCCAGCACCAAAACCCGCGCCGAAGCCGGCACCAAAACCTACGCCGAAGCCAGCACCAAAACCCGTACCGAAGCCGGCACCAAAACCCGCGCCGAAGCCGGCACCAAAACCCGCACCGAAGCCGGCACCAAAACCCGCGCCGAAACCCGCGCCGAAACCAGAACCAAAACCCGCGCCGAAACCCGCGCCAAAACCCGCGTCGAAGCCAGCACCAAAACCCGCGCCGAAGCCGGCACCAAAACCTACGCCGAAGCCAGCACCAAAACCCGTACCGAAGCCGGCACCAAAACCCGCGCTGAAGCCGGCACCAAAACCCGCGCCGAAGCCGGCACCAAAACCCGCGCTGAAGCCGGCACCAAAACCGACTGAAAAAGCTAAAGAAACAACTCCTAAACAGGATAAATCACAATCTAAAGTTCAGTCTGGCTGGGTAGGAAATTACTACCTCAAATCAGATGGAAAGAGAGCTAAAAATGAATGGGTAGATGGTGGTCGTTATTATGTTGATTCTGATGGAAAAAAGGTTAAAAGTGACTGGATTTATGATAAAAACTATGGATCCTATTATTATTTAACCGCAGAAGGAAGCTCTGCTCGCAATAAATGGGTAGGAAATTATTACCTCAAATCAGATGGAAAGATGGCCAAGAATGAATGGGTAGATGGTGGCCGTTATTATGTTGAATCAGATGGTAAAATGGCTAGGGATAAATGGGTAGATGGTGGCCGTCACTATGTAGACTACGATGGTGTGCGGCAACCAAAACTAGATGGGAAGCAGTACAATGCTGCTTTAAATAAAGCGAAAAGCTATAATTCGGTTTTACATATGTCAAAAAAAGATCTCTATAACCAATTAACGTGGAATGGTTTTTCAAGTTCAGTAGCGCAGTATGCCATCGATCACTTGAATGCAGATTACAAAGCAAATGCCTTAATTACAGCAAGAGAATACCGAAAGAATAACCATTTATCAAAGACAGAGATTTATGAGTGGCTAACTTCTTCTTATGTTGGAAAATTTACAAAAGAAGAAGCAAACTATGCAATTCAAAAACTTAATCTACCATCAGAAGGCAGCCAAGCTCGCAATAAATGGGTAGGAAATTATTATTTCAAATCAGATGGAAAGATGGCCAAGAATGAATGGGTAGATGGTGGCCGTTATTATGTTGAATCAGACGGTAAAATGGCTAGGGGCAAATGGGTAGATGGTGGCCGTTATTATGTTGAATCAGATGGTAAAATGGCTAGGGATAAATGGGTAGATGGTGGCCGTCACTATGTAGGATACGATGGTGTGCGGCAACCAAAACTAGATGGGAAGCAGTACAATGCTGCTTTAAATAAAGCGAAAAGCTATAATTCGGTTTTACATATGTCAAAAAAAGATCTCTATAACCAATTAACGTGGAATGGTTTTTCAAGTTCAGCAGCGCAGTATGCCATCGATCACTTAAATGCAGATTACAAAGCAAATGCCTTAATTACAGCAAGAGAATACCGAAAGAATAACCATTTATCAAAGACAGAGATTTATGAGTGGCTAACTTCTTCTTATGTTGGAAAATTTACAAAAGAAGAAGCTAATTATGCGATTCAACATCTTGATGACTAA
- the hflX gene encoding GTPase HflX, which translates to MIETEKKEERVLLIGVELQGMDNFDLSMEELASLAKTAGAVVVDSYRQKREKYDSKTFVGSGKLEEIARMVDAEEISTVIVNNRLTPRQNVNLEEVLGVKVIDRMQLILDIFAMRARSHEGKLQVHLAQLKYLLPRLVGQGIMLSRQAGGIGSRGPGESQLELNRRSVRNQITDIERQLKVVEKNRATVREKRLESSTFKIGLIGYTNAGKSTIMNTLTSKTQYEADELFATLDATTKSIHLGGNLQVTLTDTVGFIQDLPTELVSSFKSTLEESKHVDLLVHVIDASNPYHEEHEKTVLSIMKDLDMEDIPRLTLYNKADLVEDFTPTQTPYALISAKSEDSRENLQALLLDKIKEIFEAFTLRVPFSKSYKIHDLESVAILEERDYQDDGEVITGYISEKNKWRLEEFYD; encoded by the coding sequence ATGATTGAAACGGAGAAAAAAGAAGAACGGGTCCTGCTCATCGGTGTAGAATTGCAGGGAATGGACAATTTTGACCTCTCCATGGAAGAGTTGGCCAGTCTGGCTAAGACTGCTGGAGCAGTCGTTGTAGATAGCTATAGACAAAAACGTGAAAAGTATGACTCCAAGACCTTCGTCGGCTCAGGTAAGTTGGAAGAGATTGCGCGGATGGTGGATGCAGAAGAAATTAGCACTGTCATCGTCAACAACCGTCTGACACCACGGCAAAATGTCAATCTAGAGGAAGTTCTCGGGGTCAAGGTTATTGACCGTATGCAGTTGATTCTAGATATCTTTGCCATGCGGGCTCGAAGCCATGAAGGGAAACTCCAAGTGCATTTGGCCCAGCTTAAGTACCTCTTACCCCGCTTGGTTGGTCAGGGGATTATGCTTAGTCGTCAGGCTGGGGGAATTGGTTCCCGTGGACCTGGTGAAAGCCAGCTAGAGCTGAACCGTCGTAGTGTTCGCAACCAAATCACAGATATCGAGCGCCAGCTCAAAGTGGTTGAGAAAAATCGGGCGACAGTCAGAGAAAAACGCTTGGAGTCGAGTACCTTTAAGATTGGCTTGATAGGCTACACCAACGCTGGGAAATCAACCATCATGAACACCTTGACCAGTAAGACCCAATATGAGGCAGATGAGCTATTTGCGACTCTGGATGCGACAACGAAGAGCATCCATCTTGGGGGCAATCTACAGGTTACCTTGACTGATACTGTTGGGTTTATCCAAGATTTGCCGACAGAGTTGGTGTCCAGTTTCAAGTCAACCTTGGAAGAAAGCAAGCATGTGGACCTTCTGGTTCATGTTATCGATGCCAGCAATCCTTACCACGAGGAGCATGAAAAAACAGTTCTGTCCATCATGAAAGACTTGGATATGGAAGATATTCCTCGCCTGACCCTTTATAATAAAGCGGATTTGGTGGAGGATTTTACGCCGACCCAAACGCCATACGCTCTCATTTCTGCTAAGTCTGAGGATAGTCGTGAGAACTTGCAAGCTTTATTGCTAGATAAGATTAAGGAAATTTTTGAAGCATTTACTCTGCGCGTGCCTTTTTCTAAGTCTTACAAGATTCATGATTTGGAAAGTGTTGCGATTCTGGAAGAGCGCGATTATCAGGATGACGGGGAAGTCATTACAGGCTACATTTCCGAGAAAAATAAATGGAGGTTAGAGGAATTTTATGACTGA
- a CDS encoding SDR family NAD(P)-dependent oxidoreductase, with product MSTILITGASGGLAQEMVKLLPDDQLILLGRNKEKLGQLYGNHPNVEWIEIDITDDSALEALVADLYLRYGKIDVLINNAGYGIFEDFDQISNQDIHQMFEVNTFALMNLSRRLAARMKESRKGHIINIVSMAGLIATAKSSLYSATKFAAIGFSNALRLELMPYGVYLTTVNPGPIRTAFFDQADPDGSYLKSVDRFLLEPDAVARKIVKTIGKNKRELNLPVLLNLAQKFYTLFPKLADKLAGGIFNYK from the coding sequence ATGTCTACTATTCTCATTACAGGAGCTAGCGGTGGATTGGCCCAAGAAATGGTCAAACTCTTGCCAGATGACCAACTCATCTTACTAGGTAGAAACAAGGAAAAACTAGGACAACTCTACGGAAATCATCCTAATGTGGAATGGATTGAAATCGACATTACTGATGACTCAGCCCTAGAAGCTCTGGTAGCTGACCTCTATCTCCGTTATGGTAAAATTGATGTCTTAATCAACAATGCTGGCTATGGAATTTTTGAAGACTTTGATCAGATTTCTAATCAAGACATTCACCAGATGTTTGAGGTTAATACCTTTGCCCTGATGAATCTGTCTCGTCGTCTTGCAGCTCGTATGAAGGAAAGTCGAAAAGGCCATATCATCAATATTGTCAGTATGGCAGGTCTGATAGCGACTGCTAAGTCCAGTCTTTACTCAGCGACCAAGTTTGCGGCTATTGGATTTTCAAATGCTCTGCGCCTCGAACTCATGCCCTATGGTGTCTATCTAACGACGGTTAATCCAGGACCGATTCGTACTGCCTTTTTTGACCAGGCAGACCCAGATGGGAGCTACCTCAAGTCGGTTGACCGCTTTCTTTTAGAACCAGATGCAGTCGCTAGAAAGATTGTCAAAACCATAGGAAAAAATAAACGGGAACTCAATCTTCCAGTTTTGTTGAATCTAGCCCAAAAGTTTTATACCCTCTTTCCTAAGCTAGCCGATAAGTTGGCGGGGGGAATCTTTAACTATAAGTAA